Below is a window of Enterococcus gilvus ATCC BAA-350 DNA.
ATACTCTGTCTTTGAAGCGAGCCAAATTTGAATTTGCTTAAAAAAAGGGAGCGCACATCGTTCGTGCGTTCCCGACTGTTTTAAAAACAGAATTATTTTTTGATTTGGTTCATAACTTCTTCAACAAAGTTATCTTCGCGTTTTTCGATACCTTCGCCAACTTCGAAACGAACGAAGCTTTCAACTGTCGCACCTTTAGAAGATACATATTTTTCAACAGTCATGTCAGGATCTTTAACGAATGGTTGGTCAACCAAAGCGATTTCTGCTTTGAATTTGTTCAAACGGCCAATCACCATTTTTTCAACGATGTTTGCTGGTTTGCCTTCATTCAATGCTTGTTCAGTTAAAACAGCTTTTTCGTGTTCTAATTCTGAATCAGGGATTTGGCTTTCGTTTACATAACGAGGGTTGATTGCAGCAACGTGCATCGCAACGTCTTTTGCAACAGATTCGTCAGTTGTACCGTTTAATAGAGCTAAAACAGCAATACGTCCGCCCATGTGTAAATAGCCGCCAAATGCTGCGTTATCGTCTTTTTCAACAACTTCAAAACGACGGAAGTTGATTCTTTCACCGATTACTTGTGTTGCTTCGATTAGAGCAGCTTCTAACGTTTCGCCTTTAGCGTTTGTTAATTTCATTGCTGCATCCATGTCAGCTGGTTTGTGTTCAGCAACTAATGCTGCGATTTCTTTCACTAGGTCTTGGAACATTTCATTTTTAGAAACGAAGTCTGTTTCAGAGTTCACTTCTACGATTGCAGCAGTATTTCCGTGGATCGCAACTGAAGCCAAACCTTCAGCGGCAATACGGTCATTTTTCTTCGCTGCTTTAGCCATACCTTTTTCACGTAAAAGATCAACAGCTTTTTCAATGTCGCCTTCTACTTCTACTAATGCACGTTTTGCATCCATCATACCTACGCCGGTCATGTCGCGTAGTTCTTTTACCATTTTAGCTGTTACGTCTGCCATTTTAAGGGCCTCCTTAGTTTTTCTAAAAAAGCTGCTTCAAAGGAATATATTTACTTTGAAGCAGCATATGCTACGAAATTATTCAGCTGATTCAGTAGAAGCGTTGTCGCCTTCCACTACATCAACGATTTCTTCGATTGAAGTGGCTTGTCCGCCATCTTCAGCTACGAAGTCTTCTTCAGCTACTTGATCTTCACCTTGGTTACCTTCGATGAACGCATCAGCCATTTTAGCAGTGATCAATTTCACGGCACGAATCGCATCATCGTTTGAAGGGATTACTACGTCGATTTCATCTGGGTCGCAGTTTGTATCAACCATAGCAACGATTGGAATGTTTAATTTGTGTGCTTCTTGAACAGCGATACGTTCTTTACGAGGATCAACGATATACATAACATCAGGGATGCGAGGCATATCAGCGATACCGCCTAAGAATTTTTCTAAACGTTCACGTTCTTTATTCAAACCGACAACTTCTTTTTTAGGCAATACTTCAAAAGTACCGTCTTGTTCCATTGCATTGATTTGTTTCAAACGAGCAATACGTTTTTGGATAGTGTCCCAGTTAGTTAAAGTTCCGCCTAACCAACGGTGGTTTACATAGTATTGACCAGCGCGGACAGCTTCTTCTTTGATTGCTTCTTGAGCTTGTTTTTTTGTACCTACGAACAATGCAACGCCGCCGTCTTCAGCAACATCTTTCATGTAGTCGTAAGCTGCATCTACTAATTTGACTGTTTTTTGCAAGTCAATGATGTAGATTCCGTTTCTTTCTGTGAAGATATATTTCTTCATTTTTGGGTTCCAGCGACGTGTTTGGTGACCAAAGTGTACGCCGGCTTCTAGTAATTGTTTCATAGACAATACTGACATTTGTGTTTCCTCCAATTGGTTTTTTGTTTTCCTCTCCTGCTCTCTTCTTTATAAGGAACTGACAAGCAGCACCGCCTTACAAATCAAGTCAGAATGTGGATTTTATGTGCATAGTCGCCCACACACAATTAGTAATTATACAAGACTCTTTTTGATAAATCAATCTTTTTTATTTAGTACTCCATGAATTAATATTTATAAAGGAATACTGCTTAAAAAAGCTTTTTCTGCTATACTGAGTGCATAATTATCATTTTATCGATGCTCTTTTCTAAATTTTTTTTCTGAACATCCCTCTTCTTGCGGCTTATAGGCTGCTGGAGCTGGAAAGCTTTAGAAACGTTCCTTCATTACATATAACTAAGGAGTTTTTTTATGCGCAAAAAAGACCGACATGAATTAATTAAAAAAATCATTACAGAAAATCCTATTCGCAATCAAAATGAATTGATGGATCACCTGCAGCACCACCAGGTTTCAGCGACTCAAGCGACTATTTCGCGTGATATCCGCGATCTAAAAATCGTAAAGACCATTGATGAATCTGGAAAGCCGCGTTTTGAATTGTTTCAAGAACAACAGGTTTCTACGGATGATGACGATATCAAACGGTTGATTCGGATGACCACAGAAGTCATCGTCAAAGTCGATACGGTTCAATTCATGACGATCGTCAGCACATTGCCAGACAATGCGCACTTGTTAGCTTCCGTATTAGACGATCTTTCTAGTGAGTTGATCGTCGCAACGATGGCCAGCTTCGACACGATCATTATTATTTCTAGAACCGCTGAAGACGCTCAACAAGTCACTGCTTTTTTACAAGATCCGACAAACACCT
It encodes the following:
- the tsf gene encoding translation elongation factor Ts gives rise to the protein MADVTAKMVKELRDMTGVGMMDAKRALVEVEGDIEKAVDLLREKGMAKAAKKNDRIAAEGLASVAIHGNTAAIVEVNSETDFVSKNEMFQDLVKEIAALVAEHKPADMDAAMKLTNAKGETLEAALIEATQVIGERINFRRFEVVEKDDNAAFGGYLHMGGRIAVLALLNGTTDESVAKDVAMHVAAINPRYVNESQIPDSELEHEKAVLTEQALNEGKPANIVEKMVIGRLNKFKAEIALVDQPFVKDPDMTVEKYVSSKGATVESFVRFEVGEGIEKREDNFVEEVMNQIKK
- the rpsB gene encoding 30S ribosomal protein S2, with product MSVLSMKQLLEAGVHFGHQTRRWNPKMKKYIFTERNGIYIIDLQKTVKLVDAAYDYMKDVAEDGGVALFVGTKKQAQEAIKEEAVRAGQYYVNHRWLGGTLTNWDTIQKRIARLKQINAMEQDGTFEVLPKKEVVGLNKERERLEKFLGGIADMPRIPDVMYIVDPRKERIAVQEAHKLNIPIVAMVDTNCDPDEIDVVIPSNDDAIRAVKLITAKMADAFIEGNQGEDQVAEEDFVAEDGGQATSIEEIVDVVEGDNASTESAE
- a CDS encoding arginine repressor, which translates into the protein MRKKDRHELIKKIITENPIRNQNELMDHLQHHQVSATQATISRDIRDLKIVKTIDESGKPRFELFQEQQVSTDDDDIKRLIRMTTEVIVKVDTVQFMTIVSTLPDNAHLLASVLDDLSSELIVATMASFDTIIIISRTAEDAQQVTAFLQDPTNTSIFS